A stretch of Sinorhizobium meliloti DNA encodes these proteins:
- a CDS encoding GIY-YIG nuclease family protein — MSIYVLRSDNLVKIGFSDNLRARVQSIIATVPVPVEFVGHMPGGKEVEEHLHSIFAASRFSGEWFVESEEMRAVFETLLTPRLPDPDRPKQIRRSVEKTSTQQVSLMVREAAAHKWPTKNKSEIVDALASDLGWSRTRAKDFYYADPRIALRAYEMAEVEKWLAAVRSALGIRNRA; from the coding sequence ATGAGCATTTACGTTCTCAGATCAGACAACCTCGTGAAGATCGGGTTCAGCGACAACCTGAGAGCGAGGGTGCAATCGATCATTGCCACAGTCCCAGTCCCCGTTGAGTTCGTCGGACACATGCCAGGAGGCAAGGAAGTCGAAGAGCACCTGCACTCCATTTTCGCGGCCTCGCGCTTCTCTGGCGAGTGGTTCGTGGAGAGCGAGGAAATGCGCGCGGTGTTCGAAACACTTCTCACCCCACGTCTGCCAGATCCGGACCGACCGAAGCAGATCAGGCGGTCTGTCGAGAAGACCTCAACGCAGCAGGTTTCGCTGATGGTGAGGGAGGCCGCAGCCCACAAGTGGCCAACGAAAAACAAGTCCGAAATCGTGGATGCGCTGGCGAGCGATCTCGGGTGGAGCAGGACCAGGGCGAAGGATTTCTACTATGCCGATCCGAGAATTGCACTCCGAGCCTACGAAATGGCGGAAGTCGAGAAATGGCTTGCTGCGGTTCGCTCGGCGCTTGGCATTCGCAATCGCGCCTGA
- a CDS encoding DNA cytosine methyltransferase has protein sequence MFRTDLFSETSTGALMASAYVGAPLIVDSFAGGGGASTGIEMALGRSPDIAINHNPDALALHAANHPETHHLSENVYRVDPLDHLKGKHIGLAWFSPDCKHFSKAKGGKPVERNIRDLCWIIPGWIERIQKSGGRVDVVIMENVEEFKDYGPLVATDRGLMPHPERRGENFEKWCKKLRRLGGKIEFRELRACDYGAPTIRKRLFVIIRFDGKPIAWPEPTHGKPEDPDVMSGRKLPWRTAAECIDWSLPCPSIFDTSAEIWAKHQLRAVRPLADATMARVARGMKRYVLDAERPFLVSVAHGDSGGRREYPIDEPHGVVTAGGISHAVVAPSVIRFNTGATGQDMRDPLSTVTANSFIKRPGGAAPLGIIAPVLTAAQQGGSVRSVADPHHTITASSKDQNSVIVPTLVGCGGRAGQSRPRAGDEPVGTITAKADGCVAVAFLAQNNYLEPGHDACEPLSTIVGRGSTQSPIVAFMAQHNGDPRPDGSETARPGRAADEPLATITQSGSQQSLVSAFVARQFGTSTGHAVDDPAATVMADGGGKSQLVMPYLQAYYGTGDGQHETEPMRTVTTKDRHGHVEATISVPPFTDAQADRARQVASFMRAHGFWDDREFVTVEISGETFVIVDIGMRMLTPRELFNAQGFPSDYVIDGAWNYQADGAGPVWREFSKSVQVSCVGNSVSPPVACALVSANCSHLAVQREAA, from the coding sequence ATGTTCAGGACTGACCTTTTCAGCGAGACTAGCACCGGCGCTTTGATGGCCTCCGCCTATGTCGGCGCGCCCCTTATCGTCGATAGCTTCGCCGGCGGCGGTGGAGCCTCGACCGGCATTGAGATGGCGCTCGGCCGCTCGCCGGACATCGCCATCAACCACAACCCTGATGCGCTGGCGCTCCACGCGGCCAATCATCCAGAGACGCACCACCTCTCTGAGAACGTCTATCGCGTCGATCCTCTCGACCACCTCAAGGGCAAGCACATCGGCCTCGCCTGGTTCTCCCCGGACTGCAAGCATTTCTCCAAGGCCAAAGGCGGCAAGCCCGTGGAGCGCAACATCCGCGATCTTTGCTGGATCATTCCTGGCTGGATCGAGCGCATCCAGAAGAGTGGCGGCCGCGTCGATGTCGTCATCATGGAGAACGTCGAGGAGTTCAAAGATTACGGTCCGCTGGTCGCGACCGATCGCGGGCTGATGCCTCACCCTGAGCGACGCGGCGAGAACTTCGAGAAATGGTGCAAGAAGCTGCGGCGGCTCGGCGGCAAGATCGAGTTTCGCGAGCTGCGTGCCTGCGACTATGGCGCTCCTACGATCCGCAAGCGGCTGTTCGTGATCATTCGGTTCGACGGCAAGCCGATTGCCTGGCCTGAGCCCACTCACGGTAAACCTGAGGACCCGGATGTGATGTCCGGCAGGAAGCTGCCGTGGCGCACCGCAGCTGAATGCATTGACTGGTCTCTGCCTTGCCCCTCGATCTTCGACACTTCGGCAGAGATCTGGGCGAAGCACCAGCTACGCGCGGTGCGACCGCTCGCGGATGCAACGATGGCCCGCGTGGCCCGCGGCATGAAGCGCTATGTGCTTGATGCGGAGCGTCCGTTCTTGGTCAGTGTCGCGCACGGCGATAGCGGGGGTCGCAGGGAGTATCCCATTGACGAACCGCACGGCGTCGTCACCGCAGGAGGTATCAGCCATGCCGTCGTTGCCCCCTCGGTGATCCGCTTCAACACCGGCGCGACCGGACAGGATATGCGCGATCCGCTGTCAACGGTGACGGCGAACAGCTTTATCAAGCGGCCGGGTGGCGCAGCGCCTTTGGGCATCATTGCGCCGGTTCTGACCGCTGCTCAGCAAGGCGGCTCCGTCCGCTCGGTGGCGGATCCGCACCACACCATTACTGCCAGCAGCAAGGATCAGAATTCCGTCATCGTGCCGACGCTGGTGGGTTGTGGCGGCCGGGCAGGGCAAAGCCGTCCGCGTGCTGGCGACGAGCCTGTCGGAACGATCACGGCCAAGGCGGATGGCTGCGTTGCGGTCGCCTTCCTTGCGCAAAACAACTATCTTGAGCCTGGCCATGATGCGTGCGAACCACTGTCGACAATCGTCGGCAGGGGCAGCACGCAGAGCCCAATAGTTGCTTTCATGGCCCAACACAATGGGGATCCGCGCCCCGATGGTAGCGAGACCGCTCGTCCGGGCCGTGCGGCGGATGAACCGTTGGCGACCATCACCCAATCGGGAAGCCAACAGAGCCTCGTATCTGCATTTGTCGCTCGCCAGTTTGGCACCTCGACGGGTCATGCCGTTGACGATCCTGCAGCGACGGTTATGGCGGACGGTGGTGGCAAGTCGCAGCTCGTCATGCCCTACCTGCAGGCATACTACGGCACGGGCGACGGCCAGCACGAGACCGAGCCGATGCGGACGGTAACGACCAAAGATCGGCACGGCCACGTCGAGGCGACTATCAGCGTCCCGCCCTTTACCGATGCGCAGGCCGATCGCGCGCGCCAGGTCGCTAGCTTCATGCGCGCGCACGGCTTCTGGGACGATCGCGAGTTCGTCACAGTCGAGATCTCGGGCGAGACCTTCGTAATCGTCGACATCGGAATGCGGATGCTAACCCCGCGCGAACTCTTCAATGCGCAGGGGTTCCCGTCCGACTACGTCATTGATGGTGCTTGGAACTATCAAGCAGACGGCGCCGGCCCAGTCTGGCGCGAGTTCTCGAAGTCGGTCCAGGTCTCCTGTGTCGGCAACTCTGTCTCGCCCCCGGTCGCCTGTGCGCTGGTCTCGGCGAACTGCAGCCACCTCGCTGTTCAGAGGGAAGCCGCATGA
- a CDS encoding DNA replication protein: MTVSAAIRRMLAAGLTIEQALVAAEAFEAEAAPQEPVLSNKQARNRRYYERLKSSEKRLNADDQDVSDAGDEPSSPEGSSPTPPSPKPQSSIPPSPPKGGSSPTGVDQVVTAFSEMARQSGLSVPRAVTASRRRSLLLRIEEHGLPAVLDAIQRIGRSRFCRGENDRGWRADLDFLCQPKSFVSILEGKYDDRPLQQSQSPPRPQSPSMQRHHDIHARLKRELYGEPDEQFAGQTVDLAAGDFRSH, from the coding sequence ATGACCGTTTCAGCCGCCATCCGCCGCATGCTTGCTGCCGGTCTCACGATTGAGCAGGCTCTCGTCGCTGCTGAAGCGTTCGAAGCTGAGGCTGCGCCGCAAGAGCCGGTGCTCTCAAATAAACAGGCCAGAAACAGACGCTATTACGAACGTCTTAAATCGTCTGAAAAGCGTCTTAATGCAGACGATCAAGACGTTTCAGACGCTGGTGACGAACCTTCTTCCCCCGAAGGTTCTTCCCCCACACCCCCTTCTCCTAAACCCCAATCATCCATACCCCCTTCGCCCCCTAAAGGGGGCTCTTCCCCCACGGGGGTCGACCAGGTCGTCACGGCGTTTTCGGAAATGGCGCGTCAGTCCGGGCTTTCCGTGCCGAGGGCCGTCACGGCATCCCGGCGTCGCTCGCTGCTGCTGCGGATCGAGGAACATGGCCTCCCTGCAGTCCTCGACGCCATCCAGCGCATCGGCCGCAGCCGGTTCTGCCGCGGCGAGAACGACCGGGGATGGCGTGCCGATCTCGATTTCCTCTGCCAGCCCAAGAGTTTCGTTTCGATCCTCGAAGGCAAATACGACGACCGACCGCTGCAGCAATCGCAATCGCCGCCCCGGCCGCAAAGCCCATCCATGCAACGCCATCACGACATCCACGCAAGGCTGAAACGAGAACTCTACGGTGAACCAGATGAACAATTTGCCGGCCAAACTGTCGACCTTGCAGCAGGAGATTTCCGCTCTCACTGA
- a CDS encoding GcrA family cell cycle regulator, whose protein sequence is MTIQHRTVDIEAAAKLWRDDLPASQIAKRFGVSRNVIVGLAFRNRSLFPWRGDAGKKTRAPGPAKTVRPRKRAPELRREPEIPATTYDAERLQSAKLLHHLSAGECCWPLNTGGPYLFCAAETTGLYCRNHKARA, encoded by the coding sequence ATGACCATCCAGCACCGAACCGTCGACATCGAAGCCGCTGCGAAGCTCTGGAGGGATGATCTGCCCGCCTCCCAGATAGCCAAGCGCTTTGGCGTCAGCCGGAACGTCATTGTCGGGTTGGCTTTCCGCAACCGCAGTCTGTTCCCGTGGCGCGGCGATGCTGGGAAGAAGACCCGCGCACCCGGCCCAGCGAAGACGGTGCGACCTCGCAAGCGGGCGCCGGAACTGAGGCGGGAACCGGAGATCCCGGCGACCACCTATGATGCTGAGCGGCTCCAATCCGCAAAGCTCCTCCACCATCTCTCGGCCGGCGAATGCTGCTGGCCCCTAAACACCGGCGGCCCGTACCTGTTCTGTGCGGCGGAAACAACGGGCCTCTACTGCCGAAACCACAAAGCCAGAGCATAG
- a CDS encoding transcription termination/antitermination NusG family protein has translation MLRNEWYAIKARPGTQRKASPRVGEIEARKGEFIIERSLRDAGFNVFMPSFRRDIKHHRTKELQERRFAMLVGYCFVNLPTREFFRLSRVDGVTAILGVAGCPLRIEDKLIEELLDAEASAEAILERDRNARRKRTRRELQEEFPEGKVVTIAATHRLVGGMLATVLDVTGRNTVKAAVECLGGLIHVDLPIELIDKVA, from the coding sequence ATGCTGAGAAACGAATGGTATGCGATCAAGGCCAGGCCGGGCACGCAGCGCAAGGCATCCCCGCGTGTAGGGGAAATCGAGGCACGGAAGGGCGAGTTCATCATTGAGCGCAGCCTTCGCGATGCGGGCTTCAATGTGTTCATGCCATCGTTCCGACGCGACATCAAACACCACCGAACGAAGGAGCTGCAAGAGCGGCGCTTCGCCATGCTGGTCGGCTACTGCTTCGTCAATCTGCCGACCCGAGAGTTCTTCCGCCTGTCGCGTGTCGATGGCGTCACGGCAATCCTAGGCGTTGCGGGATGCCCGCTGCGGATCGAAGACAAGCTCATCGAGGAACTGCTCGATGCCGAGGCCTCCGCTGAAGCCATTCTTGAGCGCGACAGGAACGCCCGCCGTAAGCGCACCAGGCGCGAGCTTCAAGAGGAGTTCCCCGAGGGCAAGGTCGTCACGATCGCGGCAACGCATCGCCTGGTTGGCGGTATGCTGGCAACCGTCCTCGACGTAACCGGCAGAAACACGGTGAAGGCTGCAGTAGAATGCCTCGGAGGCCTGATTCATGTCGATCTGCCGATAGAACTCATCGACAAGGTTGCATGA
- a CDS encoding ImmA/IrrE family metallo-endopeptidase, producing MSSQDFVVPPRSWDNIHSVAERLRSIIGLERSPYVPVIDILEKVLDYQLNIVRFEVGTFVEMDGAEGLTDPSGHFIQIREDVYEAAVNGDGRARFTVAHEMGHLFLHTGVPLARTTRDAVAPFKRSEPQANQFAAEFLMPRHLQIRGSSHYDIARNHGVSDEAARNRFNFLRGKNLI from the coding sequence ATGAGTAGTCAAGACTTTGTGGTGCCGCCGCGTTCGTGGGACAACATTCACTCCGTTGCAGAGAGGTTGCGATCGATCATTGGACTGGAGCGATCCCCGTATGTCCCCGTCATTGATATACTGGAAAAGGTACTGGATTATCAGCTCAACATAGTTCGTTTCGAGGTTGGAACGTTCGTCGAGATGGATGGTGCAGAGGGTCTCACGGATCCAAGTGGACACTTTATTCAGATCCGTGAAGACGTGTACGAGGCGGCTGTTAATGGCGACGGCCGCGCCCGTTTCACGGTGGCACATGAGATGGGGCATCTGTTCTTGCACACCGGCGTGCCCCTCGCCCGGACGACCAGGGACGCCGTGGCTCCGTTTAAGAGAAGCGAACCGCAGGCCAATCAGTTTGCTGCTGAATTCTTGATGCCTCGACACTTGCAGATCCGCGGCAGCAGCCACTACGACATAGCCCGCAATCACGGCGTCTCGGATGAAGCAGCGCGCAACCGGTTCAATTTTTTGAGGGGAAAAAACCTAATATAA
- a CDS encoding helix-turn-helix transcriptional regulator, giving the protein MLTELGKELRKIRIDRDEKLIEMAQKLDKSAAFISSIETGKKSPPSGFEEIVVRIYGLAAEAANKIRIAADRSRKAFVLEPHNALGRDTAGLMARRMNDLTASDLEEIRNILSRGTKPNE; this is encoded by the coding sequence ATGTTGACCGAGCTGGGAAAGGAACTTCGCAAGATTCGAATTGACCGTGACGAGAAGCTGATTGAGATGGCTCAAAAACTCGACAAATCGGCTGCTTTCATTTCGTCGATTGAAACCGGCAAGAAGTCGCCACCATCGGGCTTTGAAGAGATCGTAGTTCGCATTTATGGTCTGGCGGCTGAAGCTGCCAACAAGATCAGAATCGCTGCCGATCGCTCAAGAAAAGCATTCGTACTAGAGCCCCACAATGCTCTTGGGAGAGACACTGCGGGCCTTATGGCGAGAAGAATGAATGACTTAACTGCATCCGATCTGGAGGAGATACGGAACATACTGAGTAGAGGAACAAAGCCTAATGAGTAG
- a CDS encoding Imm32 family immunity protein, translated as MILTVELENAEHPEVALCFDREGLDFLMAKLEALRNTPDHMHLMTPSWAGDSLTEEKQGGERYELVNSLRLVRVP; from the coding sequence ATGATCCTTACTGTCGAACTCGAAAATGCCGAGCACCCCGAGGTTGCCCTTTGCTTTGACCGCGAAGGGCTGGATTTCTTGATGGCTAAGCTCGAAGCGCTGCGAAATACGCCCGACCACATGCATTTGATGACGCCATCATGGGCTGGCGACTCGCTCACCGAAGAAAAGCAGGGTGGCGAGCGATACGAGCTCGTGAACAGTTTGCGACTGGTTCGGGTTCCGTAA
- the acpP gene encoding acyl carrier protein — translation MENSSADVASRVRAIIIEQLGINPARVVGDASIVDDLGADYLEVAQIVMMIEDEFNIEISDDLAEAVITVGDAIYVVMSKTES, via the coding sequence GTGGAAAACTCCAGCGCGGACGTCGCTAGCCGTGTAAGAGCAATAATCATCGAGCAGTTGGGCATCAACCCTGCCCGGGTTGTGGGCGACGCGTCCATCGTAGATGACCTCGGCGCCGACTATCTCGAAGTCGCTCAAATCGTCATGATGATTGAGGACGAGTTCAATATCGAAATTTCAGATGACTTGGCCGAAGCCGTTATCACGGTCGGAGATGCAATTTACGTGGTTATGTCGAAAACCGAGAGCTAG
- a CDS encoding DUF3606 domain-containing protein has translation MPDNKKAVGRDRHRVAAGQPYELSYFRKKHSLSIEQARDIIRKAGNDRDKANALAVKVKKS, from the coding sequence ATGCCGGACAACAAGAAGGCCGTTGGCCGTGACCGTCATCGGGTAGCCGCTGGACAGCCTTACGAGCTCAGCTACTTTCGAAAGAAGCACAGCCTTTCAATTGAGCAGGCCCGTGACATCATCAGGAAAGCCGGGAACGATCGCGATAAAGCGAATGCGCTTGCCGTGAAAGTGAAGAAGTCCTGA
- a CDS encoding terminase small subunit, giving the protein MPVLKNARHEKFAQELAKGKTADEAYQLAGFKPNRGNAARLNANESIQERVAEIQGKGALKAEATVERVLKELSRIGFSDLRRVFDANGRLLRPEEWDDDTAAAVASVEVVTRNIGDGEVEHVHKIKVWDKNSALEKLAKHLGMFIERVEHSGSMSLNVLPEDAEL; this is encoded by the coding sequence ATGCCCGTCCTAAAGAACGCACGGCACGAGAAGTTCGCGCAGGAACTCGCCAAAGGTAAGACGGCCGACGAGGCATATCAGCTTGCGGGGTTTAAGCCTAACCGGGGAAACGCAGCACGTTTGAATGCAAATGAAAGCATTCAAGAGCGCGTAGCCGAAATCCAAGGCAAGGGCGCCCTCAAGGCGGAAGCAACCGTCGAGCGTGTTCTGAAAGAGCTCTCCCGTATCGGCTTCTCCGATCTTCGCCGCGTGTTCGATGCGAACGGCAGGCTGCTTCGGCCCGAGGAGTGGGATGACGACACAGCCGCCGCTGTCGCTTCGGTCGAAGTGGTGACTCGCAACATCGGCGACGGTGAGGTCGAGCACGTCCACAAGATTAAGGTCTGGGACAAGAACAGCGCCTTGGAGAAGCTTGCCAAGCACCTCGGTATGTTCATCGAGCGTGTCGAGCACTCCGGGAGCATGAGCCTCAATGTCTTGCCAGAGGACGCCGAACTGTGA
- the istA gene encoding IS21 family transposase — translation MRRVREILRYRFEQGLGHKSIAVRVGAAPSTVRETLRRAAIAELSWPLGDDVSDAVLEAALYKAGGTKTGHRRSPEPDWAQVHRELKRKHMTLQILWDEYISRYPEGYRYSRFCDLYRGWAMKLPVTMRQDHAAGDKLFVDYAGDTVTVVVDRLSGKTRQAHLFVAVLGASSLSYAQARWSETLPDWIECHILALEYFGGAPALLVPDNAKVAIIKACHFDPQVNRTYCGMAAHYGSAVLPTRPRRPRDKAKVEAAVRIVERWLLGRLRHRIFYSLAEVNAAIGQLLHDLNDKRVLRRVGATRRQLFEELDRPALRPLPVERYVFAEWRIRRAGLDYHVEIERHYYSVPYRFAREQVEARITANTIEIFHKGERIAAHRRSSGNGKHTTIPDHMPSAHRRFADWTIERIQREASAMGPDVALLCERILADRPHPEQGFRACLGIIRLNKSFGRDRVNAACGRALEIGARTYGSVRSILDNHLDRTAASNGAAPHEPIHHANIRGPRYYH, via the coding sequence ATGCGGCGTGTCCGCGAGATATTGAGATATCGCTTCGAACAAGGACTTGGCCACAAGTCGATCGCGGTTCGGGTTGGAGCTGCGCCATCGACGGTGCGCGAGACGCTTCGGCGTGCGGCCATTGCGGAGCTATCGTGGCCGTTGGGTGACGACGTCAGCGATGCAGTCCTGGAAGCGGCGCTTTACAAGGCAGGCGGGACGAAGACGGGTCATCGTCGGAGCCCTGAGCCGGACTGGGCGCAGGTCCACCGCGAGCTGAAGCGCAAGCATATGACGCTGCAGATCCTTTGGGACGAATACATCAGCCGTTATCCGGAGGGCTATCGCTACAGTCGCTTCTGTGACCTCTACCGCGGCTGGGCGATGAAGTTGCCTGTGACGATGCGGCAGGATCACGCGGCCGGCGACAAGCTGTTCGTCGACTACGCCGGCGACACGGTCACGGTTGTCGTTGATCGGCTGTCCGGCAAGACACGGCAGGCGCACCTGTTCGTGGCGGTTCTGGGAGCATCCAGCCTTTCATATGCGCAGGCACGTTGGAGCGAGACGCTTCCCGACTGGATTGAATGCCATATCCTGGCGCTGGAGTACTTTGGCGGTGCGCCAGCCTTGCTGGTTCCCGACAATGCCAAGGTAGCGATCATCAAGGCCTGCCACTTCGATCCCCAGGTCAACCGGACGTATTGCGGGATGGCGGCCCATTATGGCAGCGCCGTCTTGCCGACGCGGCCGCGACGCCCGCGGGACAAGGCGAAAGTGGAAGCTGCGGTTCGTATCGTCGAACGCTGGCTATTGGGCCGGCTGCGCCATCGCATCTTCTATAGTTTGGCCGAGGTCAATGCGGCGATTGGCCAATTGCTCCATGATCTCAATGATAAGCGCGTTCTGCGCCGTGTCGGCGCCACGCGCCGCCAATTGTTCGAGGAGCTTGATCGTCCGGCTTTGCGACCGCTGCCTGTCGAACGTTATGTCTTTGCCGAATGGCGTATCCGGCGCGCCGGGCTGGATTATCACGTCGAGATCGAGCGGCACTATTATTCCGTTCCCTATCGCTTTGCCCGCGAGCAGGTCGAGGCTCGTATCACCGCCAATACGATCGAGATCTTCCACAAGGGCGAGCGAATTGCCGCTCACCGGCGCTCCAGCGGCAACGGCAAGCACACGACGATCCCCGATCATATGCCCTCTGCGCATCGCCGCTTTGCCGACTGGACGATTGAACGGATTCAACGCGAAGCCTCTGCGATGGGGCCGGATGTTGCGCTGTTGTGCGAGCGCATTCTTGCCGACAGGCCTCATCCCGAGCAGGGCTTTCGAGCTTGCCTCGGCATCATCCGCCTCAACAAGAGCTTCGGCCGCGACAGGGTCAATGCCGCTTGCGGCCGTGCGTTGGAGATTGGCGCACGAACCTATGGCTCGGTGCGATCCATCCTCGACAATCACCTTGACCGGACGGCTGCCTCAAATGGAGCGGCGCCGCATGAACCGATCCATCACGCCAACATCCGCGGACCTCGCTATTACCACTAA
- the istB gene encoding IS21-like element helper ATPase IstB: MLAHPTLDKLNAMGLAGMAKAFGELVANGEAEHLSHAEWLGLLLEREWSSRYDRKLAARLRFAKLRHQATPEDVDYRADRGLDRALFMKLLGGDWINAHDNLAICGPSGVGKSWLACALGHKACRDDRSVLYQRVPRLFAQLALARGDGRYARLQRTLGHVQLLILDDWGLEPLNEQARHDLLEILEDRYGRKSTIITSQLPVSAWHGVIGDPTYADAILDRLVHNAHRIELSGDSLRRNLPRKA; this comes from the coding sequence ATGCTTGCCCATCCAACACTGGATAAATTGAATGCCATGGGCCTGGCCGGCATGGCAAAGGCCTTTGGCGAACTTGTTGCCAACGGCGAAGCCGAACATCTCTCGCACGCCGAATGGCTCGGACTGCTGCTCGAACGGGAGTGGAGCTCCCGTTACGATCGGAAGCTTGCGGCACGCCTCAGGTTTGCCAAGCTTCGCCACCAGGCCACCCCAGAAGATGTCGACTATCGCGCCGACCGCGGCCTCGACCGTGCTCTCTTCATGAAGCTGCTCGGTGGCGACTGGATCAACGCCCATGACAATCTGGCCATTTGCGGACCCTCGGGTGTCGGAAAGAGTTGGTTGGCTTGCGCTCTCGGCCACAAGGCTTGCCGAGACGATCGCTCAGTTCTCTATCAGCGTGTCCCAAGGCTGTTTGCCCAGCTTGCGCTCGCGCGTGGTGATGGCCGCTACGCCCGCCTGCAACGAACCTTGGGCCATGTTCAGCTCCTGATACTGGATGATTGGGGGCTCGAGCCGCTCAACGAACAGGCCCGCCACGACCTGCTGGAAATCCTCGAAGATCGCTATGGACGCAAATCAACGATCATTACCAGCCAACTTCCCGTGTCCGCATGGCACGGCGTCATTGGCGACCCAACCTACGCCGATGCCATACTCGACAGGTTGGTCCACAATGCCCACCGCATCGAATTGAGCGGCGATAGTCTGCGCCGAAATCTACCGCGCAAAGCTTGA
- a CDS encoding DUF1073 domain-containing protein, with protein MANIIAFVRDSLTNMVASLGTSRDKAAANVYSMPMLTDEELLNAYRGAWLPRKIVDIPAFDSIRAWRDWQAKKPQIEAIEAEEKRLNVMGKLLETRIKARLWGGAAMVIGTGEQDLAAPLDVERIGKGGLKYLTVMTRRHLTAGEIDRDPASEWYGKPKVYQLNSADGAQVEIHPSRLVIFNGSQQPDEDIITTTYAGWGDSVLLSVVDAIKQADGTAANIASLVFEAKVNVIRIPDFMQNLGNAEYRAKILERYTLAATAKGINGDLLLDKEEEYEQKTASFATLPDVLMSFLQIVSGAADIPATRLLGQSPAGMNATGESDLRNYYDRLQAMQTVEMTPAMARLDECIIRSALGSRDPDIYYEWAPLWGMSEKEKAEVFKMKADAARQLVGTGTGQEIIPREAVSDALVNTFVEDGSLPGLEAAIDEYGTLAEQEPTEAELAAAAAIRNRKLSKSAQ; from the coding sequence ATGGCTAACATCATCGCGTTCGTCCGCGACAGCCTGACAAACATGGTCGCCAGCTTGGGTACCAGCCGGGACAAGGCAGCGGCCAACGTCTATTCGATGCCGATGCTTACCGACGAGGAGCTGCTCAACGCCTATCGGGGCGCGTGGCTCCCCCGGAAGATCGTCGACATCCCGGCATTCGACAGCATCCGTGCCTGGCGCGACTGGCAGGCGAAGAAGCCGCAGATCGAGGCGATCGAGGCGGAAGAGAAGCGCCTGAACGTGATGGGAAAGCTGCTGGAGACCCGCATCAAGGCGCGGCTCTGGGGTGGCGCCGCGATGGTCATCGGTACCGGCGAACAGGACCTGGCCGCTCCGCTCGACGTCGAGCGCATCGGGAAGGGCGGCCTGAAATACCTTACGGTCATGACGCGGCGCCATCTCACGGCCGGCGAGATCGATCGTGATCCGGCCTCGGAATGGTATGGCAAGCCGAAGGTCTATCAGTTGAATTCGGCCGATGGCGCGCAAGTCGAAATCCATCCGTCGCGCTTGGTCATCTTTAACGGCAGCCAGCAGCCGGACGAGGACATCATAACGACCACCTATGCCGGCTGGGGCGACAGCGTGCTTCTGTCGGTAGTCGATGCGATCAAGCAGGCCGACGGTACCGCGGCGAACATCGCCAGCCTCGTTTTCGAGGCCAAGGTCAACGTGATCCGCATTCCGGATTTCATGCAGAACCTCGGCAACGCAGAGTACCGGGCCAAGATCCTCGAGCGCTATACGCTCGCTGCCACGGCGAAGGGCATCAACGGCGACCTCCTCCTCGATAAGGAAGAGGAGTACGAGCAGAAGACGGCGAGCTTCGCCACGCTGCCCGACGTCCTCATGTCGTTCCTGCAGATCGTTTCCGGCGCGGCGGACATTCCGGCTACCCGTCTGCTCGGCCAGTCCCCGGCCGGCATGAACGCGACAGGCGAAAGCGACCTGCGCAACTATTACGACCGCCTGCAGGCTATGCAGACCGTCGAAATGACGCCAGCGATGGCCCGCCTCGACGAGTGCATTATCCGCAGCGCACTTGGCTCTCGCGATCCGGACATCTACTACGAGTGGGCGCCGCTCTGGGGCATGTCGGAGAAGGAAAAGGCGGAAGTCTTCAAAATGAAGGCTGATGCTGCTCGGCAGTTGGTCGGAACAGGCACGGGACAGGAGATCATCCCGCGCGAGGCTGTGTCCGACGCGCTGGTCAACACCTTCGTCGAGGACGGTTCGCTGCCTGGCTTGGAGGCTGCGATCGACGAATATGGTACGCTGGCAGAGCAAGAGCCGACGGAAGCCGAGCTTGCAGCTGCAGCAGCGATTCGAAATCGAAAACTATCCAAATCGGCTCAATAG